A genomic segment from Antedon mediterranea chromosome 6, ecAntMedi1.1, whole genome shotgun sequence encodes:
- the LOC140051584 gene encoding uncharacterized protein: MSKTFRLMPNLAHFLHPRTLSCHFVNVNVTACDRTNIIIRLTHSVQLNSNGMLLSCHRTCYQRNNSTDKDVSNLEKRKNETTKAYLYDLGFDTKRIEDKSPTTMKQNLNQIQNSIHFFRNLNLDDKAIQSIVSRQPMLLSRSLDHLKDHVDLLKKYCLTNEQVCDVISRAPRFFSVPVETIKGNVRYAENLQVSRKKIAIILYYYPSTFSRKRNGVEAVCVQILDILKVHFPMDEEIERKMLRSMFMSSPKVFIRSPGEIVRNIAFLVSLGFTDKALYTVVRYCPETLRVYPHYIQAKFDFVQNLFSLDDTDTATLITRYPKFINFQPHVLQAKADMLQEVGFTLQQIQQQPRVFSFSVDTLNRRYKALKEAGYEFKNLRVLTMSEREIKNEVKNLESSTVVEC, translated from the coding sequence ATGTCAAAAACATTCAGGTTAATGCCAAATTTGGCACATTTCTTGCATCCAAGAACACTATCTTGTCATTTTGTAAATGTGAACGTAACTGCATGTGATCgaacaaatataattattcGTTTAACACATTCAGTACAATTAAACAGCAATGGAATGCTACTGTCCTGTCATAGGACTTGCTATCAACGAAATAATTCAACTGACAAAGATGTATCTAATTTAGAAAAACGTAAAAATGAAACCACCAAAGCATATCTATATGACTTGGGGTTTGACACAAAACGAATTGAGGACAAAAGCCCAACGACAATGAAGCAAAACCTCAATCAAATTCAGAACAGTATTCACTTTTTCCGTAATCTTAATCTCGATGATAAAGCCATTCAGAGCATTGTATCAAGACAACCCATGCTTTTATCACGGTCGCTAGATCATCTAAAAGATCACGTAGACTTACTAAAGAAATACTGTTTGACCAATGAGCAAGTCTGTGACGTTATTAGTCGTGCTCCTCGATTTTTCAGCGTTCCTGTCGAGACTATAAAAGGCAATGTGAGATACGCCGAAAATCTTCAAGTGTCTAGGAAGAAAATAGCAATAATTTTATACTATTATCCGAGTACTTTCTCTCGTAAGAGAAACGGCGTCGAAGCTgtatgtgttcaaattcttGATATTCTTAAAGTGCATTTTCCAATGGATGAagaaattgaaagaaaaatgCTTCGGAGTATGTTCATGTCAAGTCCAAAGGTGTTCATCAGGAGTCCCGGGGAGATTGTCAGGAACATAGCATTTTTAGTATCTCTCGGCTTCACTGATAAAGCATTGTACACTGTGGTACGCTACTGTCCAGAAACACTACGTGTTTACCCTCACTACATTCAAGCAAAGTTTGATTTCGTTCAAAATTTATTTAGCCTTGATGATACAGACACTGCGACTTTAATCACCAGATACCCAAAGTTTATAAACTTTCAGCCACATGTTTTACAGGCTAAAGCCGATATGCTTCAAGAAGTGGGCTTTACTCTACAACAAATACAGCAACAGCCAAGAGTGTTTTCTTTCAGTGTGGACACACTTAATAGACGATACAAAGCATTGAAAGAGGCTGGTTACGAGTTTAAAAATCTAAGAGTGTTGACTATGTCAGAGAGGGAGA